The Dehalococcoidales bacterium DNA segment GCGTCCACCCGGCTCTCCGCACTGCGCACCGGCAAGGTTGACCAGTACCGGAATGTTGTCTGGGATGATGCCGAGAGTCTGATGCGGAGCAACCCTGAGCTGAACTACTCAAGGTACCTCGCGTTCGTTGCTCCGACGATAGGGATGCGGCTGGACAACGAAGAGCTGCCCTACACCGACCTCAGGGTGCGGCGCGCCCTGTCAATGGCGATTGACCGTGACACCATCATCGAGAGCTACTACAACGGTAATGCCGAGAAGTTCTGCTGGCCAATCTTGCCGTGCGGAGAGTTTGGTGATATATTCGTCCCCCTGGAGGAACAGTCCGAGCAGACCCAGGAGGCCTATGGTTACCATCCGGACACGGCAAAGGCGCTCCTGGCCGAAGCCGGCTACCCCAATGGCTTCAAGGCCAGTATTGTCTGCACCCAGGCAGCATTAGACGAACTGTCCATTGTCAAGCAGATGTGGTCGGAGATAGGTGTCGACCTGGAGTTGGACCCCAGGGAAAGTGGTGCCTACCAGTCCATACGGAGGGGCGGGGGATATGAGGACATGCTCTGGGCCACCAAGACCAGTATCTACTATACCGTGCCTATAGCTCACCTCGAGGATTACATCCCTGTGTACAACACCGGTTTCGGTGTTGACCAGTATGTCGAGGACTACTACAGGGAGAAACTGTTGCCTTTCCGCGGCCCACTTGGCGACAAGACACTGCGAGCCAACCTCCGAGAGCTGGTACCCTACCTGTGCGACCTTCTGTGGGTGATAGAGTTGCCGACAGAGTATTCCTACTCCATGTGGCAGCCCTGGGTAGGCGGTTTCCGGGGCGAGTACTCTACCGGTTGTCAATGGTGGGGAGACTTTCCAATGTATGCCTGGGTTGACCAGGACGTGAAGGAATACTACACAGGCCAGAGGTAGCCAGATACGTTCAGTAATAACCAGTGCAACGGACTGGGGGTACGGGTCTGTACCCCCAGTCTGGCTGCGGTCTGTGCAATTAAGTAC contains these protein-coding regions:
- a CDS encoding ABC transporter substrate-binding protein, with translation ASTRLSALRTGKVDQYRNVVWDDAESLMRSNPELNYSRYLAFVAPTIGMRLDNEELPYTDLRVRRALSMAIDRDTIIESYYNGNAEKFCWPILPCGEFGDIFVPLEEQSEQTQEAYGYHPDTAKALLAEAGYPNGFKASIVCTQAALDELSIVKQMWSEIGVDLELDPRESGAYQSIRRGGGYEDMLWATKTSIYYTVPIAHLEDYIPVYNTGFGVDQYVEDYYREKLLPFRGPLGDKTLRANLRELVPYLCDLLWVIELPTEYSYSMWQPWVGGFRGEYSTGCQWWGDFPMYAWVDQDVKEYYTGQR